Part of the Desulfovibrio sp. ZJ209 genome, AGCGCGGACACGGCCGCCACCTGCCCGCTCTTCCTCGCGCCGGTCAATGCCGGCTGGCCCTCGGCCGCCGAGGACTATATCGACGGGCAGGTCAACCTGCACGAGCTCATCGTGCGCCACCCTGCGGCGACCTTCTTTCTTCGGGCGGCCGGTGACTCCATGCTCGGCGTGGGCATCCACGACGGCGACCTGCTCGTGGTGGACCGCTCACTCGAGGCTTCGCACAACCGGGTCGTCATCGCGGCCCTGGACGGCGAGCTGCTGGTCAAGAAGCTTTGCCGCAAGGACGGCCGCGTGCTCCTGCAGCCGGCGAACCCGGACTATCCCGAATTTGACATCACCGAAAGGGAATATGCCCACATCTGGGGCGTGGTAAGCCATGTGGTACACAGGCTGTGAGCGGGCACTGGGGTAATGCGCGGGGCGCGTTGTTTGGCGGGTATTTTGTTTTGGCTGATAAACAAGTTCATCATGGGCGGCGCTAAAAATTCTGATAGTCAACATGGGCTCTGCGCGACGATTTCAAAGTTTCCGCCCCTAAGGCGCTCATTTTATAGATGCCAAAGGCGAAGTGAAGAGAAAAAACTCCTGGCCGAGAATGACTACTTCCGGCCTCTCTCTCCGACCTCAATCTCCGGCACCACGCGGCGGCAGGAGTTGCGTACCCTTTTGCGCGATGGCGAGCAGTTCTGACAGGCAGATGTCGCCCCTTGCCTGGATTGAAAGTCCCTCAAAAAAGTTATGCAACGCGCCGGAAATGGCCGGGATATCGCTGTCTGCCGGAATCTGGCCCGAGTTCACGGCATCTTTCAGCTTCGTGCGGAACATGGCGCGCGTCAGTTCGCGCCTTTCGCTCACCGCGCGCAGAAGCTGGGGTTCGTCTTCCGGCAAATTGAGGAAGCCCATGACGATAAGGCAGCCGCACGGGGCATTGGGCGCGAGGAGGATATGCGCCGCCTCGGTGAAAAAATCTTCCGTTGCCGCGTAAATATCCGGGGCCGCGCGGTACTTCGCGTAGAGGGGGTCCCAATATGTCTGTTGGTAATAGGCCAGGGCCTCGAGAAACAGGGCCGACTTGTTGCCATAGGCGCAGTAAATGCTCGGGGAGGCGATGCCCATGGCCGCGCTCAGCTGCGCCATGGTCGTCTGCTCATATCCATGCCGCCAGAAGACATTGAGGGCGGTGCGCAACGCGGCGTCGCGGTCGAAGGTGCGTGGGCGCCCGTGCGCGATGTTTTTTGATTCCTCTTTCATCATCTTCGTTCCGCTTTTCCTGCGCCTCGCTGGCTGGCATGCGTTGAACCACAGCTATTCTATGCACCGTGGGCCGACGATGCAAGAGAGCTACTTTTTTTATATTTGACAAAAAAGTCTGAAAAAGCTAAGCCTCGTCACGGGTTCGCCACGAACCAGCCGCGCCGGTCGTTGCCGTGCGGTTTGCCCCAATCTTTGTATCCCCTCTCATCGCGCCTGACGCTCCCTTGGCAAGGAGACCGAAATGCTTGCAAGCATTGACTGGCCCCACGAGCATCTTCCCGGCACCACTGACAATTTCTGTTCCAACGAGATCATCGTGAAGAACATGCCCGTCAGGGCCGTCTGGGACGCACTGATCCATCCCCTGCTCTGGCCCGGCTATTACGCCAATTCCTCCGACATCGAGTTCCCGGCCGAGGAAAAGGACAACGCGCTCCACATGGGCTGCGTCTTTCGGTTCAAGACCTTCGGCTTCCCCATCGATGCCGAAGTCATCCAGTTCGAGGAGCCAGAGGAGGGTCGAGTGGGGCGTCTCTCCTGGCATGGCTGGGCCGAAGGCGACAAGGATCACCGCCTTGATGTGGTCCATGCGTGGCTCATCGAATCCCTGCCCGAAAACCGCACCCGAATCCTCACGCAGGAATCCCAAATCGGCAAGCCCGCCAAGGAACTGGCGAAGCAGCTCCCCAACCCCATGATCAACGGGCACCAGGCGTGGCTGGACGGCATCGTGCAGTTTGTGAGAAAACAAGCCTGACGTCGAAGGCGGG contains:
- a CDS encoding SRPBCC domain-containing protein, whose product is MLASIDWPHEHLPGTTDNFCSNEIIVKNMPVRAVWDALIHPLLWPGYYANSSDIEFPAEEKDNALHMGCVFRFKTFGFPIDAEVIQFEEPEEGRVGRLSWHGWAEGDKDHRLDVVHAWLIESLPENRTRILTQESQIGKPAKELAKQLPNPMINGHQAWLDGIVQFVRKQA
- the umuD gene encoding translesion error-prone DNA polymerase V autoproteolytic subunit is translated as MKNIPHPLPTKALTVVGMADASADTAATCPLFLAPVNAGWPSAAEDYIDGQVNLHELIVRHPAATFFLRAAGDSMLGVGIHDGDLLVVDRSLEASHNRVVIAALDGELLVKKLCRKDGRVLLQPANPDYPEFDITEREYAHIWGVVSHVVHRL
- a CDS encoding TetR/AcrR family transcriptional regulator, which codes for MMKEESKNIAHGRPRTFDRDAALRTALNVFWRHGYEQTTMAQLSAAMGIASPSIYCAYGNKSALFLEALAYYQQTYWDPLYAKYRAAPDIYAATEDFFTEAAHILLAPNAPCGCLIVMGFLNLPEDEPQLLRAVSERRELTRAMFRTKLKDAVNSGQIPADSDIPAISGALHNFFEGLSIQARGDICLSELLAIAQKGTQLLPPRGAGD